In one Tenuifilum sp. 4138str genomic region, the following are encoded:
- a CDS encoding nucleotidyltransferase family protein, translating to MKENFSAIILAAGSSGRMGQPKALLPFDPQRCFARKLADEFLSFGCQRVVMVTNAEVAAQAASAAYKLNGIEIVINPNPELGRFYSFYLALQATGNHYVFMTNADNPFVGADILRALWRHAMQADYVYPVYEGRGGHPILISPRIARAARAETNLDINLKEYLNRFSKACIPVPNDQILININTPEEYARLIADGKLTGKGI from the coding sequence ATGAAAGAAAATTTTTCCGCCATTATTCTGGCAGCCGGTTCCTCGGGGCGAATGGGGCAGCCTAAGGCTTTGCTCCCATTTGACCCACAACGATGTTTTGCCCGCAAGCTTGCCGATGAGTTCCTTTCCTTTGGCTGCCAAAGGGTGGTAATGGTAACCAATGCCGAGGTAGCCGCACAGGCAGCTTCAGCAGCCTATAAGCTAAACGGTATTGAAATAGTGATTAACCCAAACCCCGAACTGGGGCGTTTTTACTCGTTTTACCTTGCGTTACAGGCAACTGGTAACCACTATGTTTTCATGACCAATGCCGATAACCCCTTTGTGGGTGCTGATATCCTGCGGGCACTATGGCGTCATGCAATGCAAGCCGACTATGTTTACCCGGTTTACGAGGGTAGGGGTGGCCATCCCATACTAATTTCGCCGCGAATTGCGAGAGCAGCACGAGCCGAGACCAACCTGGATATCAACCTAAAAGAGTATTTAAACCGATTTAGCAAGGCTTGCATACCCGTTCCCAATGATCAAATCCTTATCAACATCAACACCCCCGAAGAGTATGCCAGGCTAATTGCCGATGGGAAATTGACAGGCAAGGGAATTTGA
- a CDS encoding helix-turn-helix domain-containing protein yields MRSKTVDRLLKSTPKDVEIFVDWYADIVVRINQLLREKNISKKELSEKMNKKPSEISKWLNGEHNFTLRSLAKLSAELGVPLIEVTKKKVQTEFVEDGFVCRVHTFVSYTKLNTKTTENVWQCAEETEPYNELSNAG; encoded by the coding sequence ATGAGAAGCAAGACAGTAGATAGATTGCTGAAAAGCACACCTAAAGATGTTGAAATCTTTGTGGATTGGTATGCTGACATAGTGGTTCGCATTAATCAACTATTGCGTGAAAAAAATATCAGTAAAAAGGAACTGTCTGAAAAGATGAATAAGAAACCATCTGAAATTTCCAAATGGCTAAACGGTGAGCACAATTTCACCTTACGTTCACTAGCAAAATTATCGGCTGAATTGGGAGTACCTTTAATAGAAGTGACGAAGAAAAAAGTACAGACAGAATTTGTTGAAGATGGCTTTGTGTGCAGAGTTCACACTTTTGTGAGTTATACAAAACTAAACACAAAAACCACTGAAAATGTTTGGCAATGTGCCGAAGAAACTGAACCCTATAATGAATTAAGCAATGCAGGATAA
- a CDS encoding fibrobacter succinogenes major paralogous domain-containing protein: MKYLNFYKPLIIKVMKAITYLWILSFILILSSAVAQTPKVPSLTTNEATVITHYSVFTGGNITDNGGSTITSKGICWSNTKQMPEITDAKITSNSAGNNFQLYVKCLKPNTTYYIRAYATNKAGTGYGNTITVTTLSEADGTTTDIEGNVYKTVKIGSQVWFAENLRTSHYNNGEPISTTNNEIHEENKPKYQWPANGDESLVEKYGRLYTWFVVIDKRNICPCGWHVPSQEDWKKLIDYLGGDVELIGAKLKESGTNNWATPNEGATNSSGFTAIPAGSRDYTSAFVWFGKSASFWTSTDNDEDDALFYSLDHLNTELKEDVYSHKAGHAVRCIKD, from the coding sequence ATGAAATATTTAAACTTTTACAAACCATTAATAATTAAAGTTATGAAAGCAATCACTTATCTGTGGATTTTATCATTTATTTTGATACTTTCCTCTGCAGTGGCACAAACACCAAAAGTGCCTTCGCTAACAACTAACGAAGCTACTGTAATTACGCATTACAGTGTGTTTACAGGTGGAAACATCACCGATAACGGTGGTAGCACAATAACTTCAAAAGGCATTTGTTGGAGCAATACAAAACAGATGCCGGAGATAACCGATGCTAAAATCACAAGTAATTCAGCGGGCAATAATTTTCAGCTTTATGTAAAATGCCTAAAACCCAACACAACCTATTACATTAGGGCTTATGCCACTAATAAAGCAGGAACAGGTTATGGCAATACCATTACTGTAACAACATTATCCGAAGCTGACGGGACAACAACCGACATCGAAGGAAATGTTTATAAAACAGTTAAAATTGGTTCTCAAGTATGGTTTGCCGAAAATCTCCGAACCTCACACTACAATAACGGAGAACCTATTTCAACTACAAATAATGAAATTCATGAAGAAAATAAACCCAAGTACCAATGGCCTGCAAATGGTGATGAAAGCCTCGTTGAAAAATACGGTAGATTATACACATGGTTTGTGGTAATAGACAAAAGGAATATATGTCCATGCGGTTGGCATGTTCCTTCGCAAGAAGATTGGAAAAAACTAATTGACTATTTAGGTGGTGATGTCGAATTAATTGGCGCAAAATTAAAAGAGAGCGGAACAAATAATTGGGCAACGCCCAATGAAGGAGCAACAAATTCAAGCGGATTTACTGCAATTCCGGCTGGTTCAAGAGATTACACCTCGGCATTTGTATGGTTTGGCAAATCTGCATCGTTTTGGACTTCGACTGATAACGATGAAGATGATGCTCTTTTTTACAGTTTAGATCATCTCAATACAGAGTTAAAAGAAGATGTTTACAGCCATAAAGCAGGTCATGCTGTACGATGTATAAAAGATTAA
- the ygfK gene encoding putative selenate reductase subunit YgfK: MSDKFSPIPAKQLLEIILKELDTHGTVFGYPSELFFNPNQGKLPTTIFGQTIDTPIGVAAGPHTQLAHNIVVAWLMGARYLELKTIQTLDELEIAKPCIDMQDEGYNCEWSQELRVEESFMEYLKAWVIIHILNHKLQLGSKPNMVFNMSVGYNLEGIKKPNVQWFLNKMGDATGELNQMVQELKAIYPAIGNIDIPAKLSDNITLSTMHGCPANEIEDIARYLLTERRLHTLVKLNPTLLGSSELREILNKKLRFRTNVPDIAFEHDLKYPDALKLIEALSAEAKTLNLTFGVKLTNTLESVNNKHVFPSEVDMMYMSGRALHPISINLARKLQNDFKGQLLLSFSAGVDAFNVSKVMGCGFRTVTVSSDLLKPGGYGRLKQYIDNLNIDFNGETGWPTADVALKNLNSYAQEVVEDERYRNTHFREPSIKTKRKLDYFDCIAAPCVNTCATNQEIPTYLHFAATGNYPKALEVILRTNPFPNTTGMVCDHLCQNKCTRINYDNPLQIRDVKRYVAENADIKLSPAQPNGKRVAIIGAGPSGLSCAFYLAINGFKVDVFESKTKAGGMVRYAIPGFRLTDQAIDRDIERITQLGVNIHYSHPVTRSEFTDLKNKYDYVYISAGAQKSAMLDIEGIDADGVIDPLTFLMGVKSGNIKQIGKRIVIIGGGNTAMDAARTAHRLVGDNGKVTIVYRRTVNEMPADEGEIKAVIAEGVEIVELAAPENIITQNGKVKALKCSLMKLDGYDSKGRPKPVKIDGSEFEVECDVVIPAIGQALDIDFVPNELLKADTRNYKTLMGNVYIGGDALRGASTAINAIGDGRKAAQEIISQCGFTGISTGVPEKKHNYRELMLLRSTRKYGYVHKELTAEKSKTFELVTVTPDEETIKEESARCLHCDEVCSICTTVCPNLANFAYTIEPVRYQLDKVLVGSDGTQEVQPDHLFEVKQTVQILNIANFCNECGNCSTFCPTEGAPYQDKPKFHLTTKSFKESEDGYMLSVLKDRNVLIFKQKGGIKTLSENRDEYIYETDHVYARFSKNGFKLVEAKALTPCVRQIQFQHAVEMSVIMQGAKRLMGV, translated from the coding sequence ATGAGCGATAAGTTTTCACCCATACCGGCCAAACAGTTGCTGGAAATCATTCTGAAAGAACTTGATACCCATGGAACCGTTTTTGGATACCCCAGCGAGCTGTTCTTTAACCCGAATCAAGGTAAACTTCCCACAACCATTTTTGGGCAAACCATTGATACACCAATAGGTGTTGCCGCAGGGCCACATACTCAACTTGCTCACAACATTGTAGTTGCCTGGCTTATGGGAGCCCGGTACCTTGAGCTGAAAACCATTCAAACCCTCGATGAGCTAGAGATTGCAAAACCCTGCATCGACATGCAGGATGAAGGGTACAACTGCGAGTGGTCGCAGGAGCTGAGGGTTGAGGAGAGCTTCATGGAATACCTAAAGGCATGGGTAATCATTCACATCCTGAACCATAAGCTGCAGCTGGGCAGTAAGCCCAATATGGTTTTCAACATGAGCGTAGGCTATAACCTTGAGGGTATTAAAAAGCCCAACGTTCAGTGGTTCCTGAATAAAATGGGTGATGCCACCGGTGAGCTGAACCAGATGGTGCAGGAGCTAAAAGCCATATACCCAGCCATTGGAAACATCGATATTCCCGCTAAGCTTTCGGATAATATTACGCTTTCCACCATGCACGGGTGTCCGGCAAATGAGATTGAGGATATAGCCCGCTACCTGCTAACTGAACGGAGATTGCATACGCTGGTTAAGCTCAACCCTACCCTTTTGGGAAGCTCTGAGCTAAGAGAGATACTGAACAAAAAGCTCAGATTTAGAACCAACGTTCCCGATATCGCCTTTGAGCACGACCTAAAATATCCCGATGCCCTAAAGCTGATTGAAGCCCTTTCCGCCGAAGCAAAAACCCTTAACCTTACCTTTGGGGTTAAGCTAACCAATACGCTGGAAAGCGTTAACAACAAGCATGTTTTCCCAAGCGAGGTGGACATGATGTACATGAGCGGCCGGGCGTTACACCCCATTTCCATAAACCTTGCCCGCAAGCTGCAGAACGATTTCAAAGGCCAATTGCTTCTATCGTTCTCGGCAGGAGTTGATGCGTTTAACGTATCAAAGGTTATGGGCTGCGGTTTTAGAACCGTAACCGTATCGTCCGACCTGCTTAAACCCGGCGGTTATGGGCGATTAAAGCAGTATATCGATAATCTCAATATCGATTTTAACGGGGAAACTGGCTGGCCAACAGCCGATGTGGCTCTCAAAAACCTAAACAGCTACGCACAGGAGGTGGTAGAGGATGAACGTTATCGCAATACGCATTTCCGTGAGCCATCCATCAAAACCAAGCGTAAGCTCGACTACTTCGACTGTATTGCAGCCCCATGCGTGAATACCTGTGCTACCAATCAGGAAATACCCACATACCTTCACTTTGCTGCCACTGGCAATTACCCCAAAGCGCTTGAGGTGATACTTCGCACCAACCCATTTCCGAATACAACCGGAATGGTGTGCGACCACCTTTGCCAGAACAAGTGTACCCGTATTAACTACGACAACCCATTACAAATACGCGACGTGAAACGCTACGTTGCTGAGAATGCTGATATCAAGCTAAGTCCTGCTCAACCAAATGGTAAAAGGGTTGCCATAATTGGCGCCGGCCCATCGGGCTTGTCGTGTGCATTTTACCTGGCCATTAATGGCTTTAAGGTTGATGTTTTTGAAAGCAAGACCAAGGCCGGAGGAATGGTTCGCTATGCCATACCAGGCTTCCGCTTAACCGACCAGGCCATTGATAGGGATATTGAAAGGATTACCCAACTTGGTGTAAACATCCATTACAGCCACCCCGTAACCCGCAGCGAGTTCACCGACCTTAAAAACAAGTACGATTACGTTTACATATCGGCTGGTGCGCAGAAATCGGCTATGCTTGATATTGAAGGTATTGATGCCGATGGTGTTATTGACCCTCTAACCTTCCTGATGGGTGTAAAAAGCGGTAACATAAAGCAGATTGGCAAACGTATTGTAATAATTGGCGGTGGGAACACCGCCATGGATGCAGCCCGAACAGCGCATAGGCTTGTGGGCGACAACGGAAAGGTAACCATAGTTTACCGCCGAACAGTAAACGAAATGCCTGCCGATGAGGGTGAAATTAAAGCGGTAATTGCCGAGGGAGTTGAGATAGTGGAACTTGCCGCCCCTGAAAATATAATCACCCAGAACGGCAAGGTTAAAGCATTGAAATGTAGCTTAATGAAGCTAGATGGTTACGATAGCAAGGGTAGACCAAAGCCTGTAAAAATTGATGGTTCGGAATTTGAGGTTGAGTGCGATGTGGTAATTCCCGCCATTGGGCAAGCCCTTGATATCGATTTTGTTCCAAATGAGCTGCTAAAAGCCGATACCCGCAACTATAAAACGTTGATGGGTAACGTTTACATTGGTGGCGATGCGCTACGTGGTGCATCAACGGCCATAAATGCCATTGGCGATGGTCGTAAGGCAGCCCAGGAGATTATCAGCCAATGCGGTTTTACGGGAATTAGTACTGGTGTCCCTGAAAAGAAACATAATTATAGGGAACTTATGCTCCTACGATCCACCCGCAAGTATGGTTATGTGCATAAAGAGCTCACTGCTGAAAAGAGCAAAACCTTTGAGCTGGTGACTGTAACTCCGGACGAAGAAACTATAAAAGAGGAAAGCGCACGCTGCCTACACTGCGACGAGGTTTGCAGCATATGCACAACGGTTTGCCCCAACCTGGCTAACTTTGCGTATACCATTGAACCCGTTCGTTACCAGCTCGACAAAGTGCTGGTTGGTTCCGATGGAACACAGGAGGTTCAACCCGACCATCTTTTTGAGGTAAAACAAACCGTTCAGATACTGAATATTGCAAACTTCTGTAACGAATGCGGGAACTGCTCTACGTTCTGCCCAACCGAGGGCGCACCCTACCAGGATAAGCCTAAGTTTCACCTAACCACAAAATCGTTCAAGGAGAGCGAGGATGGTTACATGCTTAGCGTTCTGAAGGACAGAAATGTATTAATCTTCAAGCAAAAAGGAGGCATTAAGACCCTATCGGAAAACCGTGATGAATACATTTACGAAACCGACCACGTTTACGCCCGTTTCAGTAAAAATGGCTTTAAGCTGGTTGAGGCTAAGGCGTTAACGCCTTGCGTAAGACAAATTCAGTTCCAGCATGCGGTAGAGATGAGCGTAATAATGCAGGGAGCAAAAAGGTTAATGGGGGTATGA